The Lutibacter sp. A64 genome segment ACAATTCAGAAAACCATACTATTGATAAAATTTGTGAAATTCCAAATCATGAAGTAGGTTTAGAAAAAATTGTAAAATTTTTACTAGATGATGAAGTAGGTGTTATAAAAGCTACTTCAGAAATAACAGCAGTTGGACATAGAGTTGTACACGGAGGTTCTGCATTTTCAGATACTGTTATAATTGATGAAACGGTAAAGGAAATGATAAAAGAACTTTTTCCATTAGCACCATTACATAATCCAGCTAATTATGAGGGGATTATAGTAGCAGAATCTATGTTTCCAAAGGCTACACAAATAGCCGTTTTTGATACAGCTTTTCACCAAACAATGCCTGTTAAAGCATATAAATATGCAATACCAAATAAATTTTTAAACGTAAATAAAATACGTAGATATGGTTTTCACGGCACAAGTCATAAATATGTTACAGAAAAAGCGATTAAACATTTAGGTCTTAAAGCTAGTTCTAAAATTATAACCATTCATTTAGGTGGTGGTTGTAGTATTACGGCTGTAAAAGATGGAAAAAGTGTCGATACATCTTTAGGTTTTGGTCCAAATGAAGGTTTAATTATGGGAAGTAGAAGTGGAGATGTAGATCAAGCAATTATATTTCATTTAATTAACAATTTAGGTTACGGTGTTGATGAAGTAAGTAACATACTTCTTAGAGATAGCGGTTTAACAGGTTTAACTGGTTATAGCGATTTAAGAGATATTGAAACTCTTGCAACTAAAGGTAACGAAGACTGTAAATTAGCGTTAGAAATGAGTGCTTACAGAGTTAAACAATACATTGGTAAGTATGTTGCAGCTTTAAACGGTGTAGATGCTATTGTGTTTACAGCTGGTATTGGTGAAAATTCTATTTTAACAAGAAAAAGAATCTGTACAGATATGGAATTCTTTGGAATTGAAATTGACGATGAAAAAAATGCAATTAGACCAAAAAACTTAGCAGAAATTCACTCTGAAAATTCTAAAGTAAAGATTTTAGTAATTCCAACTAACGAAGAATTAGAGATTGCAAAACAATCTTATACTTTACTAAGTTAGTGAGTAGATAATTAATTTTATAAAAAAAGCTGTTTAGAAATTCTTCTAAACAGCTTTTTTTATGCTTTATAGTAAATAGAATTAATATTATAAAACAATTATTTTTTTAAAGGTTTTTGCATTGTTATTTAATACTTGTAAGAAATATAATCCTTGTTGAATTGAAGGTAAATCAATTGCATCTTTATCATTATTTATTTCTTTTGAAAAAATCAGACTTCCTTTTACATCATAACAAACAATTTGTGATGAGTTTTCTAATTTCGAAAAATCGTAATAAATTCTATTGCTATTGTAATACAATGTAATATTTTCTTTTAAAATATCATCTGCTACAGAAAGTGATTTTTGGGCACTCCACTTACTATTATTAAAGTTAGGCGTATCACCAGAAATTTTTTGGTTAGTAGTGTTGTTTACCCATACATTACCATCATAATAAACTTCCATTCCAGGTAAATATGTCATTGTATCATCATATTCAGGAACTCCATTTATAAAAGTACATTCATTACTATTTTCAAAATATCTAACAAATTCCCAAGCATCATTGTTAGCTCCAGGAGCAGTTCCAGCAGGTGAGTTATCTACTTTTTTCCAAAGTGTACAATTAAAATAGATTTCAGTTTCAGGTTGATATACTACTTCTTCAATATATTTTTCGGCACCATCGTAAAGTTTATATTCTTCAACTAAACTCCAGTTATATTCACTTTCTCCAGGAGTAGACCAAGAACCTACTTCGTTTATTTTTTCCCAGATGTTATTGTCATAATAAACTTTCATTCCAGGTTGGTAAGTCATAGATTTATCAAATTCAGGTACTCCATTATAAAAAGTACAATTACCCCCATCATAATAATTAACAAATTCCCAAGCACCATAGCTTTTTCCAGGAGTAGTCCCAGCACCAGACTTATTTATTTTTTTCCAGATGGTACAATTGTAATATACCTCCATATCAGTTGGGTATATCATATTTGCATCATATTCAAGAACTCCATTGTAAAAAGTACAATCACCTTGATCGTAATATTCAACAAATTCCCAAGCATCATAACTATTTCCTGGTTCAGTACCAGCTGGTGAATTATTTATTTTTTCCCAAGTCATACAGTTATAATATACTATATCTCCAGCATTATAACTCTGATTTTTATTATACTTTTTAATGGCACCATAAACTTGTTCCTCTTTGTCTTGGCTTATAAGATTTATTGGAGAATTTAGTATGTTACTAAAGTCTGATACGGTAGTTGTATTTTTACTATTTAAGTCGGTATATTTATTTTCAAAGTTTTTTGCTTCACTAGTTTGAAGGCTCAATAAAACTATAAAAATAAATAATAAATTGTGTTTGTGGGGATACATCTTATTATAAATTTTGTGCAAATATATGCTCAATAAAGAGTTATATTTTTACAAATTAACGGATGGTATGAAAAAGCTAATAATTGGTAACTATTTCTTTACCGTAGGATAATACACACTTTAAAATAGTTGATTTAAAGGTTTATAAATATAAAATTTATAATGAATAGGTGTTTCTAAATCATATTATTGAGGTTTACACAGGTTTCACATTCTTCAAGTGTAATATTAGCTAAACGTATAGCTTCATTTTTTAAGGTTGTAGCGTTTTTATGTGCAGAATTTTTAATTTCAGCAGCTTTATAGTAACCAATTTTAGTATTTAAGGTTGTGCCTTATATTAATAAGTCTGTAATTAAATTTCTTTAAAAGTTATTAATAAAAAGGATAAATAAACCTTTTTTGTAGCAGCTGTTTTTTACTTCCATTTTGTATATTTGCAGGAGTAAAAATAAAGTTACAAAAAAATATATAAGATGTCTGAATTTAAATATCAAAAGCCGTTTCCTATTACAAAGGACACTACAAAGTATCGTTTATTAACTAAAGAACATGTTTCTGTAGTGGAGTTTGATGGACGAAAAATTTTAAAAGTAGCACCTGAAGGTCTTGAATTTCTTTCGCAAGCAGCATACCATGATGTGTCTTTTTACTTGAGAGCTTCTCATTTAGAAAAGTTAGAAAAGATTCTTAAAGATCCTGAAGCTACGGATAACGATCGTTTTGTTGCATATACTATGTTATTAAACCAAATGGTAGCAGCTTCTGGAGAATTGCCAACTTGTCAAGATACAGGAACTGCAATTTGTGTAGGAAAAAAAGGTGAAGATGTATATACTGGTGTGGATGATGCAGAATATATTTCAAAAGGTGTTTATAATACTTATGAAACTGATAATCTTCGTTTTTCTCAAATTGTTCCTCAAACAATGTTGAAAGAAAAAAATTCAGGTACAAATTTACCAGCTCAAATTGATATTTATGCAGCTACTGGAAATACCTATGAATTTTTATTTATTACAAAAGGTGGTGGTTCTGCTAATAAAACATACTTATATCAAATGACAAAGTCTTTGTTGACTGAAGAAAATTTAACCAATTTTGTTGAGCAACATATAATGGACTTAGGAACAGCGGCTTGTCCGCCTTACCATTTAGCATTTGTAATTGGTGGTACTTCGGCAGAAGCAAATTTAGCAGTTGTTAAAAAAGCATCGGCTGGATATTTAGATCATTTACCAACAGAAGGAAATGATGGAGGTCAAGCTTTTAGAGATTTAGAATGGGAAGAAAAAATAACAAAAATTTGTAGAGAAAGTGGAGTAGGAGCTCAATTTGGAGGTAAATATTTTGTACATGATGTACGTGTTATTCGTTTACCTCGTCACGCAGCATCTTGTCCTGTTGGTTTAGGAGTAAGTTGTAGTGCAGATAGAAATGTAAAAGCTAAAATAACAGAAGAAGGTATTTTTCTTGAACAACTAGAAAAAAATCCTGAGAAATTTTTACCAAAAGAAGCTCCACATTTAAAAGATGCTGTTGAGTTAGATTTAGATCAGCCAATGGATAAAATTCGTGAAGAGCTTTCTAAATATCCTGTAAAAACTCGTTTTAGTTTAAGAGGAACTTTAATTGTAGCTAGAGATATGGCACATGCAAGAATTAGTGAAATGCTTGCAAATGGTGAAGAAATGCCACAATATTTTAAAGACCATCCAATTTATTATGCTGGACCAGCAAAAACACCTAAAGGAATGGCTTCTGGTAGTTTTGGACCAACAACGGCTGGTCGTATGGATCCTTATGTAGGTCCTTTCCAAAAAGTTGGTGGTAGTATGGTAATGGTTGCAAAAGGTAATAGATCACTTCAAGTTACTGAAGCTTGTAAAGCTAATGGAGGATTTTATTTAGGTTCTATTGGTGGTCCTGCTGCAATTTTAGCTAAAAATAGTATTAAATCTGTTGAAGTAGTTGATTTTCCAGAATTAGGAATGGAAGCTGTTCGTAAAATTAGAATTGAAGATTTTCCAGCGTTTTTATTAGTTGATGATAAAGGAAATGACTTTTTTGCTGAATTTAAATAGGAATATTTAAAGGTTTAAAATTTCATTTAAATAAATTATAAAAGTAGTATGTTTAATTAAAAATAAATATTATTTTTGTAAAAATTAAATAAGATATAAAAGTTATGGATTTATCTCAGTTTTCTGGTTTTTTAGTATTTTTAGGAGTCTTTACAATGGGATTTTGGTTGATGTTGTTTTTATTAACATTTGCAATTCCTTATTGGATATTTGGCGCAGCTAAAGAAGCTTGGAAATATAGAAAAGAAGGTAGAGCAATACCTAAAAAATAATTTAGGTTCTAATATATATAAAAGGGTAATTGAAAAATTACCCTTTTTTTTGGTTTATATTTTAAGCGTTTATTTTAATTAAAGCTATTTAGTTATTCCTTTACAATAAGAAATTTGTGAGTCTTTGAGTTTTTATAATAATTGATTTACAGTAAGTTAAGGTTCTGAAATAAATTTAGAATGGTGCGAATAGAAGTTTAAAAAAATTGTATGATATAGTGTAATACTTGAATTTAAGATATAAAAAAAGGACAATTATTTAATTGTCCTTTTTTTATTTTTTAGTTAGTTATGCTTTAAACATTTCATCACCACCACCATCATCAAAGCCACCGCCTTGAGGTCTTTCTCGTTTCTTTTGTTGATTAAATCTATATGTAAAGTTTAACATAATTTGTCGTTCTCTCCATTGAAATTCTCCTTTAGATATTGTTGTTTCAGTGTATGTGGTAGATTCTCTTTTTCTTGTATTAAATAAATCACTTACATTTAAAGCTAAAGTAGCATTTTCGTTAAAAATATCTTTGCTAAAGGCTAAGTTTACCATAAGCATACTTTCTCTTTTAGATACAGCACCTTCGTTTGGGCCCATATAAAAACCAGTTGTTTGCCAGTCTATTGCACCTGGTAAAGTAATTCTAGAAACCATTCTAGTATACCAGTTAACATCGTCAGAATCGTAATTAATACCTGCATATTCTCCATCAGTTACAGATTTAAAGAAGTTAAAACTGTTGTTTAATTTCCACCATTTAAAAGGAGTGTAGTTTGTTGTGAATTCAAATCCATAACGGTCTTGAGAACTAAGGTTTATTGGGTTGGTTATTAATACTAAAGCTTGTTCACCATCAACATCTCTGTATTCTTCGGTTTGCACCATTTCTATATTATTAATAGAGTGGTTATAATACATAGAGGTGTTAAATGTAAATTTATCCCATCTTTTTAAATATCCTAAATCAAATGAGTTTGTATAAGTTGGGTCTAGGTTTACATTTCCTTTTCTAACGTGAGTTTCACTTGTTCTTGATTCAAAAGGATTTAAAAACCAACTTCTTGGACGTCTTAATCTTCTGCTATATCCTAATGTTAAACTTTCAGTATCATTAAATTCTAAGCCTAGATTTACAGTAGGGAAAAGTTCAGTAAATTTTTTATTATAAACTTCATCAGTTTCAACTAAATTAATTTTTCTGTCAGTTGTTTCAGATCTTAAACCCAATAAATAAGAGAATTTATCTATTTTTTTCCCGTATTGTGTATAAACAGCATAAACGTCTTGATCGAAATTTAAAAGGTTGGACAAATCTGTGTCATTTACAAATGCACCATTTTCATAATTTTCAACTCTATAATCAGTAGTTAATTCGTCTAATGTGGCTTTAAAACCAAATTCGAATTGTGCAGTTTCTCCAAGTGGTAAAACATAATCTGCTTGTACTAAAATATCTTTAGATTCTTCATCTGTAAAATTATTTTCATCATTAGTATTGATAATAGCATCACTATCTTCAGTACTTTTTCCGTATTGAAAATCTAATGTTAATTTGTGTCCGTCTGTTTTAAAATCTTGTGTAAAGTTTAAAGAATATTCTATAGTTTCATCTAAATCACTTTCAAGTTCAATACGTTCGTAGGTGCTATCTAATATATAGTCAGCATCTAATAGGCTGTTAATATTTGTTGCAATGTCTTCACCATCAGATTTTCTATACAATACAGAACCTGTTAAAGAGCTGTTGTCACTTAAAAAATACTCAATTCCAAATGTTGTATTAAATCTATTATTTTCTCTTTCGTAGGTTGTTTGTTCATCTCTATAGCTAGTAATAGCTCCGTTGTCATCAAAGTAAGTAGTTTTGTTACTAGAATTTCCAGGTGCATTGCTATAATTATAACCAGTGCTGTTAAAGAAATTTACTTTTTTAGTACGGTAATTTAGGTTAACAGAAGCTCCAAAATTATCTGGGTTACCAGCATTTGCAGTTAAAGAACCATTAAAACCTAGGGCTTTTCCTTTTCGTAATACAATATTTAAAATTCCAGCAGTTCCTTCGGCATCATAACGTGCAGATGGACTTGTTATTACTTCTACTTTTTCTATTGCATCGGAAGGTAATTGCCTTAAGGCATCTGTACCATTTAAACCTACTAAACCAGAAGGTTTTCCATTTATTAAAATTTGAACATTTTCATTACCACGTAAACTTACATTACCTTCTACATCAACAGTAACAGAAGGTACGTTATCTAAAACATCGGAAGCAGAGCCACCTTTAACAGTCATATCTTTACCAACGTTGTATATTTTTTTATCTAAACGAATTTCAACAGTACTTTTTTCAGCTATAATTTCTACTTCATCAAGAGCTTGTGCGTCAAGTTGTAAATAAATTACGCCTAAATCTGTTGTTTTTGAAATGTCTTTATTAAGAAGTGTTTGTGTTTTAAAAGAAATAAATTCTATTGAAATATTATAAGTTCCTTTTGCTACTTGTATATCAAATTCACCATTTACATCTGTAATTCCTCCTGTAACAATGTTTCCATCTAAAGATTTAACCACTATTGTAGCATATTCTAAAGGTTGTTTAGTGTCATTGTCAATCACTTTCCCTAAAATAGAAATTTTTTCTATAGGTTCGTAAGTTTTGGCATTTACGCTTGTGGCAAATAAACTTATTAAAATTAAAAATACAATATTTTTCATGAATTATCTATTAGTTTAATATAGTGCAAATATAGCTTAGCCTAGACTTCTTTTATGTTAATGAGTGTTAATGTCTGTTTGATGTAATTAATACATTGTTAAACAAAAACAATACAATAAAAATTTATATAACCTACTAATTATTAGTCTGTTAAACTAGTTTTTATTAAATTATAATTTAGGGTAATAACTATTTAAGCAGGTTTTGAGGTGTTAAAAAAAACTTAAATTTTATAAAATAGATTTTATTATTTCTGGAGGTCTACCAACTACAGCTTTGTCATTATTTACAACAATTGGTCTTTCAATAAGTTTTGGGTTTTCTACCATTGCAGTAATTATTTCAGCATCAGATAGTTCTAAGTCTTTGAATTTTTCTTTCCATATAGCTTCGTTTTTTCTAACTAAATCTATAGGAGAAATTTTTAGTAGTTTAATAATATTTGTTAATTCTTCCTTTGAAATTGGAGTTTCTAAGTATTTTATTGTTTCAAAAGTTAATTTAGATGCTTCTAGAATAGCTAAGCCTTGTCTACTTTTGCTGCAACGAGGATTGTGATATATTTTCATTTTATTTATTTTGCTGCAAAAATAGTAATTTAATAGGTTGGCTTAATATCTTTTTTATCAAAATCAATTGTTCTATTCTTTTTACTTTGATTGATACGGTAGGTAAAAGAAAGTAGTATTGTACGATATTTATTTTTTATAAAGCTTTTAGAAAAATAATTGGTGTCATAACGATCTCTATCTGTTTTATTTGATAAAAATAAATCGTCAATTTTTAAACTTAATGAAGCATTATTTTTTAATAAATCTTTTTTAATTGCTGCACTTGCATACGAATACGCTTTTCTTGTTGAATAAGGTCCAATAGATTTTAGTTTGTGATTTCCGTTTATTTGAAAATCTATTATTTTTGGTATTCTTAATTGTGTAAATAAGCTAAAAGAACCGTTAGTGCTTTTAGAATTATAGTCTAAAGTAATTGTTTTATTTGCCGTATTTTGTGTTGTAAACGTGCCTTTTTGATCGAAGTTATAGATGTTTATGTTTCCGGTAAAACTTAGCATTCTACTTGCTTTATAAGTAGCACTAATATTTATACCATAATAATTTACTTTACCTAAATTTATAGGCATAGTAATTATTTTATTAATATTGTTTACTTGTTCGCCAGTTTCATAGGTTACATTTTGCCAATAATCTTTAAAAGTCTGAAAATAGATACTTGGTATAAAAGTAAATTTATTACTGTAGCTAGAAAAACCTAAATTAAATCCATCTATATAAATTGGCTCTAGTGTTGGGTTTCCTATAAAAGAAGATGTTTCACTATATTTTTCTTCAAAAGGTCTTAATTGTTCATAACCAGGTGTAAACATATGTTGAGAAAAACTAAAAGTTAAGTTTTTTGTATCATTTATTAGGTATTCTAACGAAATTGAAGGTAAAAGTTTATGATACTTATCTTTTTGAATATTATTTTGGTTTAAATATTCAGTTTTCATGTCAATAAATTCAGCTCGTAAACCTATACCGTAATAAAATTTTTCGGATTGATGTTCAAATTCTATATAAGCTGCATTTATTTTTTCACTATAATCTATTGTAGTTAATTCATTTGTTGTTTGCTTAAAAGGTAATTTAAAATAATCTCCTTTAAAGCCAATATAATAGGTAGTATTTTTATTAATAGGATTAATATATTCTAATTCAACGGATGTACTTGTGGCTTTATTTTCTTCAATATAACTGTCATTTGTAAAGTTTGAATTAGAGTTTGTAATATTATTATCAAATTTATCGTTGTCTTTACTAAAAGTTACTGATGTAGAAAAAACGTGGCCTTCTTTTTTAAATGAATGCGTAAAGTCTGTTGCAAGCTCAACCATTTCATTCTGAAAATCGCCATAAAGATTTCTATCATTCAATTCAGTTAAACTATACCCTGAATCAAATATTTTTGAAGTTGTTAAAGTGTTACTATTGCTGTTTGTGTTAACGTAATTAATACTTGTATTTAATATACTGTTTTTTGAAAAGTTAAATTCTACCCCTACAGTACCGTATAATACTTTTTTATTGTTTTTAAATAAACTGTTTTCATTTAAAAATGAAGTAGTTGTGTTGTTTTCTAAATATTCGTTTTCTGATAATGAATTTTCTACAGTTGTACTTTTATTAAAGGAAGAATTAAAATAAAAGTTGGCAAGTTCATTTTTGTTATTAATAGTAACTAAACCACCATAATAATCTTTGTGTCCACCAGTTGTAGTTAATGAAGCGTTTAAGCCATAATCTTTACCTTTTTTTAAAATAATATTTATAACACTTAAAGCAGAACTACTATATTTTGCTCCAGGGTTAGTGATAACTACAATATTTTCTATGGCACCTGCAGGAAGCGACTTTAAAGCTTCTTCACTAGAAAGTGAGGATGATTTGCCATTAATCATAACTTGAACGTGACCTTGACCTTGCACAGAAATTTCTCCATTAGAATCTACTGAAACAGATGGGATATTTTTTAAAATATCGCTAGCAACACCGCCAGAAGTTTCAAGGTCTTTTTCTATATTGTAAACTATTTTATTAGGTTTAAAATCTATTGTTTTTTTTGCGCCTATAATTTCAATTTCATTTAAAAATTCGGTATCTGTTTCTAACGTAATAGTGCCAATATTTGTGTTTTTAGTAATGTTTGATAAATCAATCTTTTTTGATTCAAATGAAACAAACTCAACAAAAGCATCATAAACCCCTTTTTTAACTTCAATCTTAAATTTACCTTTAGCATTGGTAATAGTACCATATTTAATACTGTTAGATGTTTTATTTTTAAATATAATAGTTGCGTCTTCTAAAGGTTTTTTAGAAATGCCATCAATTATTTTTCCTGAAATTGTATAAGTTTGGGGGTTATTGTTTTGACTATAATTAACTAGAGGGGTAAGTATTATTAAAAATAAAAATATCCGTCTCATAAAAACACTTTTTATTAAACATAACAATTTTTGTATTATTAGAATAATTACAATTTGAATGCATGCTAATGTACTAAATATTGTTTAAAACCTGCCGATTATTTAGTTTTTTTTACCATTTATTGTGTTTTAAGCTTTTTTATTTTTTTGTTAAAAAACTACATTTAAAGATTTTAATACATCTGTTAAGTTAATTTTTTTGGAATAATGAATGCCTTTAATATTTAAAGTATTGGCAGTTTTTACATTTTCATTATTGTCGTCTATAAAAATGGCATGTTCTGGAGTGATATTGTATTTATTTAAAATTAGCTTATAAATTTCAGGAAATGGTTTTATTAATTTTACC includes the following:
- a CDS encoding outer membrane beta-barrel family protein codes for the protein MRRIFLFLIILTPLVNYSQNNNPQTYTISGKIIDGISKKPLEDATIIFKNKTSNSIKYGTITNAKGKFKIEVKKGVYDAFVEFVSFESKKIDLSNITKNTNIGTITLETDTEFLNEIEIIGAKKTIDFKPNKIVYNIEKDLETSGGVASDILKNIPSVSVDSNGEISVQGQGHVQVMINGKSSSLSSEEALKSLPAGAIENIVVITNPGAKYSSSALSVINIILKKGKDYGLNASLTTTGGHKDYYGGLVTINNKNELANFYFNSSFNKSTTVENSLSENEYLENNTTTSFLNENSLFKNNKKVLYGTVGVEFNFSKNSILNTSINYVNTNSNSNTLTTSKIFDSGYSLTELNDRNLYGDFQNEMVELATDFTHSFKKEGHVFSTSVTFSKDNDKFDNNITNSNSNFTNDSYIEENKATSTSVELEYINPINKNTTYYIGFKGDYFKLPFKQTTNELTTIDYSEKINAAYIEFEHQSEKFYYGIGLRAEFIDMKTEYLNQNNIQKDKYHKLLPSISLEYLINDTKNLTFSFSQHMFTPGYEQLRPFEEKYSETSSFIGNPTLEPIYIDGFNLGFSSYSNKFTFIPSIYFQTFKDYWQNVTYETGEQVNNINKIITMPINLGKVNYYGINISATYKASRMLSFTGNINIYNFDQKGTFTTQNTANKTITLDYNSKSTNGSFSLFTQLRIPKIIDFQINGNHKLKSIGPYSTRKAYSYASAAIKKDLLKNNASLSLKIDDLFLSNKTDRDRYDTNYFSKSFIKNKYRTILLSFTYRINQSKKNRTIDFDKKDIKPTY
- a CDS encoding TonB-dependent receptor domain-containing protein, encoding MKNIVFLILISLFATSVNAKTYEPIEKISILGKVIDNDTKQPLEYATIVVKSLDGNIVTGGITDVNGEFDIQVAKGTYNISIEFISFKTQTLLNKDISKTTDLGVIYLQLDAQALDEVEIIAEKSTVEIRLDKKIYNVGKDMTVKGGSASDVLDNVPSVTVDVEGNVSLRGNENVQILINGKPSGLVGLNGTDALRQLPSDAIEKVEVITSPSARYDAEGTAGILNIVLRKGKALGFNGSLTANAGNPDNFGASVNLNYRTKKVNFFNSTGYNYSNAPGNSSNKTTYFDDNGAITSYRDEQTTYERENNRFNTTFGIEYFLSDNSSLTGSVLYRKSDGEDIATNINSLLDADYILDSTYERIELESDLDETIEYSLNFTQDFKTDGHKLTLDFQYGKSTEDSDAIINTNDENNFTDEESKDILVQADYVLPLGETAQFEFGFKATLDELTTDYRVENYENGAFVNDTDLSNLLNFDQDVYAVYTQYGKKIDKFSYLLGLRSETTDRKINLVETDEVYNKKFTELFPTVNLGLEFNDTESLTLGYSRRLRRPRSWFLNPFESRTSETHVRKGNVNLDPTYTNSFDLGYLKRWDKFTFNTSMYYNHSINNIEMVQTEEYRDVDGEQALVLITNPINLSSQDRYGFEFTTNYTPFKWWKLNNSFNFFKSVTDGEYAGINYDSDDVNWYTRMVSRITLPGAIDWQTTGFYMGPNEGAVSKRESMLMVNLAFSKDIFNENATLALNVSDLFNTRKRESTTYTETTISKGEFQWRERQIMLNFTYRFNQQKKRERPQGGGFDDGGGDEMFKA
- a CDS encoding acetate/propionate family kinase, whose protein sequence is MKVLIINSGSSSIKYQLFNMPQEEVVCSGLVERIGLANPEIHYNSENHTIDKICEIPNHEVGLEKIVKFLLDDEVGVIKATSEITAVGHRVVHGGSAFSDTVIIDETVKEMIKELFPLAPLHNPANYEGIIVAESMFPKATQIAVFDTAFHQTMPVKAYKYAIPNKFLNVNKIRRYGFHGTSHKYVTEKAIKHLGLKASSKIITIHLGGGCSITAVKDGKSVDTSLGFGPNEGLIMGSRSGDVDQAIIFHLINNLGYGVDEVSNILLRDSGLTGLTGYSDLRDIETLATKGNEDCKLALEMSAYRVKQYIGKYVAALNGVDAIVFTAGIGENSILTRKRICTDMEFFGIEIDDEKNAIRPKNLAEIHSENSKVKILVIPTNEELEIAKQSYTLLS
- the arsC gene encoding arsenate reductase (glutaredoxin) (This arsenate reductase requires both glutathione and glutaredoxin to convert arsenate to arsenite, after which the efflux transporter formed by ArsA and ArsB can extrude the arsenite from the cell, providing resistance.), producing the protein MKIYHNPRCSKSRQGLAILEASKLTFETIKYLETPISKEELTNIIKLLKISPIDLVRKNEAIWKEKFKDLELSDAEIITAMVENPKLIERPIVVNNDKAVVGRPPEIIKSIL
- a CDS encoding T9SS type A sorting domain-containing protein encodes the protein MYPHKHNLLFIFIVLLSLQTSEAKNFENKYTDLNSKNTTTVSDFSNILNSPINLISQDKEEQVYGAIKKYNKNQSYNAGDIVYYNCMTWEKINNSPAGTEPGNSYDAWEFVEYYDQGDCTFYNGVLEYDANMIYPTDMEVYYNCTIWKKINKSGAGTTPGKSYGAWEFVNYYDGGNCTFYNGVPEFDKSMTYQPGMKVYYDNNIWEKINEVGSWSTPGESEYNWSLVEEYKLYDGAEKYIEEVVYQPETEIYFNCTLWKKVDNSPAGTAPGANNDAWEFVRYFENSNECTFINGVPEYDDTMTYLPGMEVYYDGNVWVNNTTNQKISGDTPNFNNSKWSAQKSLSVADDILKENITLYYNSNRIYYDFSKLENSSQIVCYDVKGSLIFSKEINNDKDAIDLPSIQQGLYFLQVLNNNAKTFKKIIVL
- a CDS encoding fumarate hydratase: MSEFKYQKPFPITKDTTKYRLLTKEHVSVVEFDGRKILKVAPEGLEFLSQAAYHDVSFYLRASHLEKLEKILKDPEATDNDRFVAYTMLLNQMVAASGELPTCQDTGTAICVGKKGEDVYTGVDDAEYISKGVYNTYETDNLRFSQIVPQTMLKEKNSGTNLPAQIDIYAATGNTYEFLFITKGGGSANKTYLYQMTKSLLTEENLTNFVEQHIMDLGTAACPPYHLAFVIGGTSAEANLAVVKKASAGYLDHLPTEGNDGGQAFRDLEWEEKITKICRESGVGAQFGGKYFVHDVRVIRLPRHAASCPVGLGVSCSADRNVKAKITEEGIFLEQLEKNPEKFLPKEAPHLKDAVELDLDQPMDKIREELSKYPVKTRFSLRGTLIVARDMAHARISEMLANGEEMPQYFKDHPIYYAGPAKTPKGMASGSFGPTTAGRMDPYVGPFQKVGGSMVMVAKGNRSLQVTEACKANGGFYLGSIGGPAAILAKNSIKSVEVVDFPELGMEAVRKIRIEDFPAFLLVDDKGNDFFAEFK